One Spinacia oleracea cultivar Varoflay chromosome 4, BTI_SOV_V1, whole genome shotgun sequence DNA segment encodes these proteins:
- the LOC110787788 gene encoding protein CDI, producing the protein MGSEEFDSNLHPNGVISDKSSNCTKNETLIPFKIFVGYDPKEDVAYEVCKHSIHKRSSIPVEVHPIKQSELREMGLYWRERGKLESTEFSFSRFLTPHLANFEGWAMFVDCDFLYLADIKELVDLIDDKYAIMCVQHDYAPKETTKMDGAVQTVYPRKNWSSMVLYNCQHPKNKVLTPEVVNTQTGAFLHRFQWLEDHEIGDVPFVWNFLVGHNQVVEGKPETGPKAIHYTLGGPWFEAWKDCEFGDLWLQELEDYEQSKEKKEKIAA; encoded by the coding sequence ATGGGGTCAGAGGAATTCGATTCGAATTTACATCCTAATGGGGTAATTTCCGACAAATCGAGCAATTGTACGAAGAATGAAACCCTAATTCCGTTCAAGATCTTCGTTGGGTACGATCCAAAAGAAGATGTTGCATATGAGGTTTGCAAGCATTCGATTCATAAGCGTTCTTCAATTCCAGTTGAAGTTCACCCGATTAAACAATCTGAATTAAGGGAAATGGGGCTTTATTGGAGAGAAAGGGGGAAATTAGAGAGTACTGAATTCTCTTTTAGTAGGTTTTTAACCCCTCATTTGGCTAATTTTGAGGGTTGGGCTATGTTTGTTGATTGTGATTTCCTCTATTTAGCTGATATTAAGGAATTAGTTGATTTGATTGATGATAAGTATGCGATTATGTGTGTTCAACATGATTATGCACCAAAAGAAACTACTAAAATGGATGGGGCTGTTCAAACTGTTTACCCTAGGAAGAATTGGTCTTCAATGGTGTTGTATAATTGCCAGCACCCGAAAAACAAGGTGTTAACCCCAGAAGTTGTAAACACTCAAACTGGGGCATTCCTTCATAGGTTTCAGTGGTTGGAAGATCATGAAATTGGTGATGTTCCATTTGTGTGGAATTTCCTTGTTGGTCATAACCAGGTTGTTGAGGGTAAGCCCGAGACGGGCCCGAAGGCAATACACTATACTCTCGGCGGGCCTTGGTTCGAGGCGTGGAAAGATTGTGAGTTTGGTGATTTGTGGTTGCAGGAATTGGAGGATTATGAGCAGAGCAAGGAGAAGAAGGAGAAGATTGCTGCTTGA